The stretch of DNA ATGATATATTTTCGTCCAAGGGAACATGTTAGGGCACACAGTTTCCTTTTTCTCAACAAAGCTAGCAGCAGATCCATGCCCAAAAATCATCTGAGGACGAAAAGAAAGCAGATCTATAGGATAGAACTAATGTATGCTGCAACTTAGGGTCTGTTTAGCATGGCTCCAGCTCTGCTTGAAGCAAATTTTCTCAACGAAAGGAGCAAGCAAGCAGCACTGCAGCAGTGCTAGAAAGAAACCGGACGAAAAACCACGCGAAAAATGCCTGGCTTTCTCCGTAGAAAGCTCAGACGATGCAGGTTTCTGGATTGTTTGCGTCTGTATATATTACGTtttgtagaaaaaaaattgtaatgCACATGTGGTCACATGCATGATCCATCGCGCACAAGCGCAAACGAGGCAGGGGCAGGAATAGTCGGTCGCAGAGAGCCAGAGAGAATGGCCGGCGAAAGGAGCAATGCCGCCGTGCCACTGTGCTGTGTTAGTTCAACTATTGATCGCCTCTAATGCAATGTCCCACTCGTTTGGATTAGGACGGACGCACAAATGCGTACGCACGACCACACACGCGCACATCCGAAAGTTCCATCTGCTGTGCAACCACTTTTACACACGCTTACTACTGTTTGTTATGGTGAGTCCACGCGACACTCATTCTAGAAAAAAGTTAAAGAAAATGGAAATGGCATTATATTCTGTGTTTCATCTAGTCAAGCCATTGAAACCATCATTATTTGTTTTGTGTACTttcaaattaaatataaaaaaatggcACTTGTGTTTATATCTTTAAAAGGTACTTTAACAATAGAGTTCTATTataatgattgtaaagtaccaaagaaaactttcaggtacttttttcttgaatttttctTGACCATTGATCtatgaaaaaataaattaaattagtattcgatCCCACTCCTTTTGGTACCTGGTCCCATATTTTTGTACCACCAGATACTTTAGTGTAGGTACTTTCAAGTACTTTCTACCTTGACCACTGTATGATTATATCAGATGGACGGCTCTCATTTTTTTCAGTCATTGTAAAAAATCTCTTAACGATACTGTTTTTAGAGCAAGCACATTAATCATCACAAACACATGCTAGAAAATATAGAAATATGTATATTAGTACTCCACAAAgtctattagtgtttagaggcAACCTTGTTAAACTTTTAAAGATGGCATGAAGTAGATAAATAGGTCTATACTGCTGCATTTTTGTTGCCTCTTTAATATTTTTGGAATAAAGCATAATTCGCCAAATTAGGACTGATGAGGTAAATGGCCCTTCATAAAAATAGATGAGGAGTCTGAGCGTCATATGGTTGCTTTTATTATTTCATAGAAAACTTGATAGAATTCTGCTGGACCACATCATTGGGGCCAGGAGACttatccatttggaaaactgcCTCCCTGCCTTGTTTCTCTGCGAATTCACGAGGTGAGAAATCTGTTGTCATCCTCTGTCATGTTTGAGATGTCTTGTGCTTGACCAAACTATGTAAAACTGTTACTCTATAGTCTCTAGTGGATCAAATGGTCGCTTGTAATACTTTTGTAATACAACCTTCAAtcgacacccccccccccccccccccaacactcTATCTTCTTGCTGTAATGAATATATGTTGCTCTCTATGCCTGTCGATGGCAACCAAGTGGAAACATTGGGAATGACATCACCACCTCCAGGAGATCTTTAACCTTAGCTCTTGTTTATTTCCTCTTCCATCAATAGATGAACTGATTGTCATGGTCCGAGAGAGCATTGATCtaaacttttatttttttatccaAAAAAAGCATCAGTCAAAAGAGATCaatttcttcttctctcttttttttattgtgCCCCCATCCTCTCAAAAATTACAGGTGGATCTTACTTTATCCTGCCATTTTTCCATGGCCGTGGCCCGTGCTACATCTAGTATAATTTCCGATTGCCAAACATTAGCAATCAAATCATAGAAACTGTCCCTTCTTATTAACCGGCCCTGGCACGTTCAAATTTTAAAAAGTGGCCGATGGTTACTGTGAGAACTGAGAAGAAGCACCAGTAACAGAGGTGTGTGTGATCTCCGTGGGAATTGCAGGCATCTACCAGGCTAGGACAACGTTTCAGCCTCGGCGAATCCGTGGCCATGGCCAGGGTAAGCAAGGCGCCACGCCACCTGTTTAAACCGCTCTCGGCCTTGCTCTCGGTCACTCACCCACAAACCGGAGGTGCCTCGTCCCCGGCTTGGACTTGGACATGGCGGCCGCGCCATACTACCGGCCGCTTGCTCTGCTCCTCCCGCTCCTGTGCCTCGGCTTGCTCCATGCCGATTCCGCCGCCTCCATCACCGCTGGCACCCCCGACGGCTCGGAGCTCTGGGGCTATGTCGAAGTCCGGCCAAGTGATACCCCTCGCCACGAATTAATCTTTTTCCATTTCTCCTTTAAAGCAGTAATAATATGGGCTTAATGGCATGTCGCCATTGATGAGACGTTGCAGAGGCGCACCTGTTCTGGTGGTACTACAAGAGCCCGCAGAGGACGTCGGCGCCGGGGAAGCCAGGGCCGACCGTCCTCTGGCTGCAGGGCGGCCCGGTACGAACCtgtctctcctcctcctcctctgtttcAAGAGAACTTGGCCTGTCACCTCACCTGTGTAAGCTTTGTGATCAACCGTCGTCTTCGCAGAGCGCGTCTGGCATCGGGCTCGGAAACTTCCAGGAGATCGGGCCGCTGGACGTCGACCTGAAGCCGCGCAACTCGACGTGGCTGCAGAAGGCGGACCTCATCTTCCTGGTCAGTCACGGAGAGCGACAGCAGCGACAgctctgctcctgctcctgctcctgctccctcCCTCTTCTTCCACGCCGCCATTGCTGTCTCGCGATCGCGATGCTCACGCTCACGCTTTGCCCTCTCCGCCCCCGTGGCCGGCGCAGGACAACCCGGTCGGCACCGGGTACAGCTACGTGGAGAACGACACCCTGTTCGTGACCACCGACTGGCAGCAGGCGGCGGACGCCACCACGCTGCTCAAGGCGATCATCAGGGAGGTGCCCACGCTGCAGGGCAGCCCGCTGTTCCTGGTGGCCGAGTCCTACGGCGGCAAGTACGCCGCCACgctcggcgtcgccgtcgccagggCCGTCCGTGCCGGCGAGCTCAACGTCACGCTCGCAGGTGAGAATCGATGGACGTCGGCGCGCGAGCGGTCGATGTGTGCGCACTGAAATTCTCGTTTGTTTTTTTCCCGGCAGGTGTCGCGCTCGGGGATAACTGGATCTCGCCGGAGGATTTCACGGTGAGAGATCATTCTTTTTCTTGAATCTTTCAGCGCATGAATTGGATGGGAGTCAAAATGAGCTTCGGATGGTGCAGCTCTCCTACACGCAACAGCTCCTGAGCGTGTCGAGGCTGGACGACAATGCCGGCGACGAAGCAAGCAAGTAAGCCGGCTGCTGGGGAACAGTAGGCAAACCACCATTATATTTGCCATTGTTCATCTTCAGCTTACCGATGATTTGATCTCAGGAGGGCGGAGATGGTGAAGAAGCAGATCGCGGCGGGGCAGTGGGTCGCCTCGCAGGAGTCCTGGAACGATCTGCTGGGTTTCATAGCCACCAAGAGCGGCAACGTAGTAAGTGCTCAATGTTGGCTTCCACACTCTTACTCAATGGTTTCTGAGCCTTATTACTCGGGTCTCCTTTGGAACAAAGGAAAAATAATGGAGTTTGAAAATAATGGAGTTTGAATTATCGGAACAAGGATTCAAAATGTTGTTCATGACTTCTTGCAGTTTGTTTCTTCTTATTATATCTGTTATTTTCTCCCTTGCTTGCTCATTCCAAATGATGTTATTGTCACTGTTTCTCTGTGCTTCTAGTTCCATAAGATTCTAGATATTACGGCAATGATCATGCGCTTTTAGTATTTTGCCTCCTAAAAGTCTTCTTTTACTATTCCTATGTTCCGATAATCATGTGTTTTAAAGATGCACTCAGTATTGGCACAGCTTTATGGGTCTCTTTGATCACAGCAtaattttcttttatgttttccttTGGTAGGACGTGTACAATTTTCTTCTTGACAGTGGCATGGACCCCATGTCGGTGGACTCATCAACGGGCTCATCACTGAGCAACTTACAAGCAAAAAAGTACTCTGCATACCTCAGCAGTCAGGACTCTAGCTCTAACACCATCGATGGAAACATGAATGGGGTCATCAAGCAGAAGCTTAAGATCATCCTCAAGGACTTCAAGTGAGCATCATATCGCTTTCGCATCAGAGTCGCTTTCGTGTGGATGTTATGATGCTAGAATTCTAATTGTAGGTGGGGAGAGCAGTCTGACTCGGTCTACTTTGCGCTGGTCAACGATTTTATGAAGCCAAGAATCGATGACGCAAGCTAGCAAGACACTTTGCATGAATCAAAATGCATCTTCCAAATTGAGAGAGAGTTactttttagataaaggataaACCGGCCTCTATATACATCTGGTGGTTATatatgaggaatgttgagtactctatcctgtttgtgatgagtgaattgtcaaccgtgcggtgtgatcgtgcgcttggtctttggattgcaggtacacgggcgttgaGTGTCgatggggagctgccgtggaggtgctgtggccgatggaccgtgcggtggacggcggtgaagggcagccgggaccggagctcggaccggtcggcagctgtggcgtccactcctggatcgagggcgcaagcggcgacggaaggcgggtttcttagtttgcgccacaaaaccaaggaggcggacggcggttgaagacgccaagtcgtggaggcacgggcgtcggtctcgggactgacggaggcgacgggcgtcgacggcgtctagggcctcgctgcgggcgaggaggtgacgggcgtcgggcggcgtctatggccgtcagaaggccgaggcgggaacagcgtctagggccacggcgtggaggcgggaatcttcccgcgcgtgaggtttttgcggttttctcaaaaccggccacctacccgggtttcgcggaccctccaaaaccgcggactggatcttcattaAGACggtggcatcgcggagaagacttcgtttcgaaaaaaaaacctcggccgtcggatgagatcgtgtataggggtgctgcaggccaaccggtctgaccggtctagcgtaccggtctgaccggtcccgcgggtataaatatcccttcacttgtgttaggttcatagcggcttttagaacttgtccgtgaattctatgtttccccaggccgctgcccctgcgtctccctccctctgttcctctcgtttgagttgattttgtccatggattgttgaaaccttgtaagggatttgattgggaaaggagaccctaacctcctcgtgccctctgggcggtttgaatcaatccatctcctcgttttgtgctttgtttgatgaaatttcgattttatttttggtgcacttgattgcgaggagtccatgagttctttgctgtgattcccatgCCTCTACTTGGTTCttgaaccctctggaatcactagtTCGTTCAAATTCGATTTCTTGGAaactagagaaaaccccacccTTTTTTATCTCATCCCGAAATTCTCGTGCTACGGATATCTTTAGggtgagatctcttggggatacacTCTTGGGGTAGGAAcgaagctatcctccaagtttcatccaATTTGGACGTGATTTGCTCTCGATTTATGGTTTGGAACTAaattttcggggttttctggacaccaccggtcagaccggttggcgagaccggtcagaccggtccgtctGTTTTTGAACTtcgtaaccggtcagaccggtcctctataccggtcagaccggtctgtgacTGAGCAGATTCGATTTGAGAAGTTCTCTCGCTTTTGCTTCCGCTTTGCAACTCGGGTCttttgcttcgagatagcttgttcatagctattctcgctgacctaggttcgagggattgcggtggttttgggacataggccgacggttcgaatttcgaagagattttgatcggctcccattcaccccccctctggtcgccggcttcggtcccacaatatACATCCAAAGCTTACAAGAGTTCTTAGACTCTAAATCTCAAATGAGGATCTCAAACACCAGAAAGAAGAAAACTTAAAATAAGGAAAGAAAATTAGAAGATTAAGCTTCAAATTTCTTCTTATATAGTGTTTGTTTGATAAACTGTGTATTTTTCTACTTCAGATCGATGAGCTGCTGTCTTATGGCATAAATGTGACGGTGTATAATGGCCAGGTCAGCATTACTCTGCCATTTCTACTATCCCCAGCTAATAAGAACTACTTGAGCGCATCATCGATATCTAATTTTCTACCTTCTGTTAGTGCTATTACTACATTGGCATCTATTATATACATATTTGAGTGTTAAAAAAAGTCACCACGTTCGTCGAGAagatctagaaattctcacgttaatctaaaaaagagaaggatttaCACCGTTAGATTTTATAAAGATCTAATGGTCTAGATTAACCTAGAGAGTCCACGTCCAACAAAAGAAGTAAGAAATTGCTAGGTTAATTAGAAAAGGATCTACCGGTAAAGGGTAGCCTGGAGAGTCCATGGTCTAGAGTAGACTAAAGAGTCCGCGTTTGACAAAAAAGAAGTAAAAATTGCCATATTATTAATAtgaaaacaaaacaaattaaTAGATGCCAACAACATAGATCGTTGCATCGACGACCTCCTAATAAATCCATAGGGCTCGGTCACAACAGAGATCAGAAGCCAACAACTTGCGTGCGGCTGCAAAGCAAGCTAACTAGCACCAACAGGCTACATGCACACTTACCTACCTACCACCTCACGAACAATGACTGATTGATTTGTCAAAAGGTACTGTATGATAATACTCCACATCATCAGTAGTAATCACAAGATGGTAATTGCGGCCGGGGCAATTGATAACAACAACCAAGCTCCTTCATTAGCTAATTTGAGTAGGCAGTAATTACTCTACACAAGCACATTCATCATCGTACACACACTCGCAAATCAACACTCTCTTTTGTATACTGTACCCAGTTACTAtagtttctttttttctaaTCACGTAAATCTATAATCCAAACTCCAAATATGTCATGTGAATGGTCAAAAGGAATGCATTAATCGAGCTCTACAATCCTGAGGGTACCAATAATCTATTTAATCAATGGATAAAAATTCAACTTTGTCTCTCTTATAAAGTGCCCGCTCAACCTTCTAACAATTTTTTGCATTTAATACCATGATGTTAAAACAAGCAGCCATGTTAGTCAAGAGTGACAAGAGATTAAAACATTAATCTTGAAAAGAAAATAATACACATCGGTGGATTTTAATATAACAATAGTCCGCAGTAACTAAAAGAGTTCATGAATAAATTTAGAAATTAAATTAATAAACttagtagtttttttttgagattacacagtacaacttagacactcacaacgcatgCACACTCACACCCTATGAACACatgtacgcaaaccctacccctatgagcgtcttcgaagactgagccggcaccCCTAAGAGCTCATATAAATAATATTAATAAACAAAAAATTAAAGGTTTTTTAGAAGAATAAGGAAATATGAAGTTGTGCTAAGAGCTCATGATGAATGAggataataaatagataaattaagaattaagaaaataaaaaaaatagtagttTATTTGTATACAATTTGGAAAGAAACATAGCTGAATGTAGAGTCTATGAAAAATACaattaataaataactaaatttTTGATTAAAATATTATAAATTGGTATTTGATTTCCAACAATATTGGATAGGGAATTACTTATCTATAACTCTTATTCAATAAAATTTGTCAATAGGTAAATTTGATATTTGAAATATGACTTGAAGCTACCATGCTAATTGAGAAAGAAATAACGTACATAATTGATTTTGTATGATGCTCTAATTATCTAGATTAATCCTAAGAATTCATCTTGAGTATGACCAGTCAATAGCTAAATTCAAAATTACAATAAAAGGAAAGATAGTAGTATTCTAAATAAATTTAGAAGCAAatagtaaaaaataaaaaatccataTCAAATACATGTATTAAATAACAATATTGGAAAGAAACATAGTGAAAAGTTGTATTTCCAAGCAAATTACTTAGATAAAAAATGTGTGTAGAATATAATTAGTcaatagataaataaataaaaaaaatctcgaTATTCAGATCTATCAACTTAATGCATAAAGTTTAACATAAAAACATCAAGCGACCATGTTAATGTTGAGGGACAAGAAAATATTACATTAATGGTAAACCTAAGCATTTTAGGCCCTGCTCAAGTCCATTGGGTCTTGCTCCACCCATACCTTTGTATGGTCAGGATTAGTCAGAGAAAACCAGACTTGAGAAGTTTAGCATCACGAGAGCATGGCCAACATCATAAGTTAATTATTATTCATATTTAACCAAGAAATAGTGGAAAGCTCAAGCTCAGTCCGAAAGTTACCCATAGGACAGGACTAGGTGCGAAGTTTAGACCCCAAATTAGTCTGGTATTTTATCGGCTTGACTCACAAAATACTCAAGTCTAATCAGTTTAATgaggaaaaaatatatattgtttTTTAAGCATAGATGCAAGTTATAACTGATAAATGTATTATAAGAATATATAAGAATGGAAAATGtgaaaaagatcaagtttgTTGCAGACGTATATGGATTACTGTGACTCAGTTTCTGTATGGAAATTAAAATTCATGATGAATAGAATAGAAGGAACTCTTCATTAGtatgaaaacaaaaggaaaaattgATAGGAAACGAGGATCACATGGTATGAGGAGCTAGCATTGAGGAAGGCTTCAACTTATATGATGTCGTCGCCCACATCATTGGCCATCGCTAGAAGAGGCAACACGGATGCCACCTCTAGCTATGGCAAACACATCCCTCAGCAAGGTTTATCTCTTGATGCCATATCACCTACGTAAAAAGTTGAAGATGCAACGCTGCTATGGCTGACAAGGCATGGCTACAAGGCATATGAATAATGCATCCGCCAAAATAAGATTGAACAGAGAAGTCAAATATAACTAGCCAAGCTAGACATAATAATTTGGTTGAGTGAGTCCGGACTGCATTCCCTTGCTGACTATATAGAACCACTAACGTACCCATAGGCCATATCTTCTAACCTTAAAAATAGTTTATGTCATATCTAAAACTCTCTAACATGAATTCATATTACAAGACCAAAAATACAATGCATTCAATAAGCACAGAAGATAAATTTCTATATAAAAATTTTACTAAGAGTTCATCATC from Panicum virgatum strain AP13 chromosome 9K, P.virgatum_v5, whole genome shotgun sequence encodes:
- the LOC120652144 gene encoding serine carboxypeptidase-like 51, which codes for MAAAPYYRPLALLLPLLCLGLLHADSAASITAGTPDGSELWGYVEVRPKAHLFWWYYKSPQRTSAPGKPGPTVLWLQGGPSASGIGLGNFQEIGPLDVDLKPRNSTWLQKADLIFLDNPVGTGYSYVENDTLFVTTDWQQAADATTLLKAIIREVPTLQGSPLFLVAESYGGKYAATLGVAVARAVRAGELNVTLAGVALGDNWISPEDFTLSYTQQLLSVSRLDDNAGDEASKRAEMVKKQIAAGQWVASQESWNDLLGFIATKSGNVDVYNFLLDSGMDPMSVDSSTGSSLSNLQAKKYSAYLSSQDSSSNTIDGNMNGVIKQKLKIILKDFKWGEQSDSVYFALVNDFMKPRIDDIDELLSYGINVTVYNGQLDVICATDGAEAWVQKLKWDGLKSFLSLPRQPLYCGTTKGIKAFVRSYKNLHFYWILGAGHYVPVDQPCIALSMISSITQSPAS